In the Desulfonatronovibrio hydrogenovorans DSM 9292 genome, GCTCAGTTCTGCCAATGCCAGTGCAGAAAATGGAGTCTGGCTGGCCGGCTTAATCACTACAGGACAACCAACCGCAAGTGCCGGGCCTGCCTTGCGACAAATCATCCCTGCGGGAAAATTCCAAGGTGTGATGATTCCCACCACCCCGACCGGTTCGCGGCTGACCAGAATACGTTTTTCCCGCCATGGCGAAGGAATTATTTTTCCATATGCCCGCCTGCCTTCCTCGGCAAACCATCTCAAATACTCGGCTCCAGACCTGATCTCTTTCCTGGACTCTCCCAGAGGCTTGCCCTGCTCAAGGGTCATCAGCCTGGCCAGCTCATCTTCATGGTCCAGGACCAGCCCATAAAAATCCATAATTAATGAGCATCGCTCCAAAGCGGTCCTCTGTCTCCAGTTCTGCCAAGCTGCACAGGCCGCCTCAATCGCCCTGGAAGTCTCCTCCCCTCCACAATCAGGCACCTGTCCCAGAACCTCTAAAGAGGATGGATTTTCAACATCCATGGTCCTGCCCGAGTCTGCTATGACCCAGTCCCCATTTATGTAGCAGGTTGACCTGCCCATAATCATATCTGCAAAATCCACCCTTACCTCTCTCAATGTCAAACAGCAGGATCAGAAAAGTAATTAATGTTTACTATAAGAAAAACCATGTTATCTGCCGCTGCTTTGCTTTTCTTTCACCCGACCATCACCTTATTTTACAGGCAGTGCCTCTGCAATAAAACCGTGATCCGATAATACGGACTGGCCTTCAGGACTTAATATGAACATGGCAAAACGCCAGGCTTCCTCAGGTGAACCATCAAGAACGATGAGGCCGTAATCAGCACCCACTGCCAATTCTTGGGGAATATGGATGATCTGAAGCTGAGAAAGTTCTTTTTTTGCCAGGACCGCATTGGTGCAGTATGTTAGAAAAATATCGGCCCTGTCCTCGTCCATGACCCAAGCATACTGGTTCCGTTCCAGTGGAGCTGCAGGACTGTCAGGGCCGCCGGTCAACTGCAGGGCCTTTCCCGAAAGTTTTTTAAAGCTTCCTGGTTCAACCTTGTCTGCCCGCTGAAACAATTCCCAGGCGTAATCTCCTGATGGATCTGCCCTGGGAGTTGAGGTTCCGACCCGAGTCTCAGGATCCAGTAAAACTTCCAACATGCTGGAGGGGGAAACTTTAACAGCTGGTTGAGCAAGAGCGCAGAGATTATTTCTGGCAAAGAGCACCACCGGCCCCTTTTGTCCGTTACTGACAAGAGTCATGGGATGTTCCATGTTGGCCGAGGCAAAAACATTCACATTTTCTCCCTGCTCAATACGCTGACGTAAGAGTCCAGATGGAGCAAACTCAGTGGTCACGACATTTCCGGTTGACTGTTCAAAGGCAGCAGCTACATCTCCCAGGGCGGACCTGAGGCTTCCTGCTGCGTACAACGTGATCTTTCCAGCTGCTGCGCTTGTGGCAACAAGTATAACAATAACCGCCACAAAAAAACTCAATCTTAACCTTTTCATGTCTTTTCTCCATCAATCAATCACATTACTATTATTACCCTACTTCCACTGCACCTTCTTCAAACTCAACCCTGACCTCATCCCCCACCAAGAACCGCTTGTCCGCAACATCCTGAGGGGTCAAAATAGTTCTTATGGGAAAACCCACATCCAAAAGCACCTTTATCTGATTATCCTCAGCAGTCATCTGCTGAATCTTTCCGGTATGCACAGAATTACTTGATACTCTCTGGTCTTGTCTCAAGTCAGATATCCGAATCATTTCCGGCCGGACAAAAACTCTGCACCTTCCCCTTATCCCGGTCTCCACTTTAAGTTTGACATGATCACCCAGGATGCAGACTGGTTGATCATTTTCATGAACAATATTCCCGGTAAGCAGATTTTCCCCTCCAGGGCCACTCAGCCTGCCTTCAAACATAAAAACCTTTTCTTGACTGAGTCTCGCAGCCTCCAGCCTCTTATGGGTTGAAAATATAATGGATATTCCTAGCTCATTACGTATATCCTGTACCACCCTTTCAATAAGAGCCTGGTTCTCCACGTCTACACTAGCTGTGGGTTCGTCAAAAAGCATGACCTCAGGCTGGCAGGCAATGGCTCTGGCAATGGCCACCCGCTGGGTCTCACCCCCGGAAAGCAGATGCGCCGGGCGATGCGCAAATTCTTTCATCCCCACCAGTTCCAGACTCTCCACGGCAAGCCTGGAACGATTATCCTGGGATAACCCCCGCATTTTCGGACCGTACTCTACATTTTTTAAAACAGTGGTGCTGAACATGATGGGGTGCTGATCCACCAGCACCACCCTGCGCCTCAGGGGGTAAAGATATTTTTCCTTCCACTGAACCTGTTGACCGGAAAAAAAAAGCTGGCCTGAAAACGGGGGCTTAAGAAAGGCCAGGATGTGCAGCAATGTGGTTTTGCCACTTCCATTGGGACCAAGCAGGGCATAACTGCCACCTGCATCAAGATGAAGATGCTCAATATCCAGCACAGTCCGGTTTCCAAAGACCTGTTTAAGGTCTTTCAATTCGTACAGACTCACCGGCTGCCTCCATACCTGCCCTGCACCACCTGCAGGACAATATTCATGATCAGACTGACAAACAAAAGAACCACTCCCAAAGCCACAGCCAGGACAAATTCTCCCTTATTGTGTTCCAGAGCCATGGCCGTGGTCATGGTCCTGGTGAAACCCTTAATATTGCCGCCCAGCATCATGGCAATCCCGATTTCAGCGATGACCCTGCCGAATGCGGCAATAATCGCAGCCAGAATCCCGAAACGTGCTTCCCTGGCAATGGCCAGGGAAGTCTGAATCACATTAGCACCCAGAGTCATGGCTGTTCTGCGGTACCTGGCGTCAATCCTGCTTACTGCAGATATTGTAAAGGTGGTCACCCAGGGCAGAATCAGGATGATCTGGCCGATGACTATGGCCGCTGGTGTATAAAGCAGGCCCAGGTGTCCCAACATTCCCCTGCGGGACAAAAAAGCATAAACAAAAAGACCAATGACCACGGTTGGCAAAGCCAGCAGGGTGTTCAACACCGTGATTACGCCTCTTTTTCCCCTGAATTCGTTGACTGCAATGACAAAACCCAGAGGTACGCCCAGTATCGAGGCCACCAGGGTGGAAAAAAAGCTTACATAAAGCGATATGTAAACAATGAAATAAAGTTCAGGGTCCAGGGACCAGAGCATACGCATGGCCTCGCCCAGACTTTGAACCAGAAAATCCATCAGCTAGAATCCTTATACAGCATAAAAGCCTGACTAATTGTGCTGTTTATGGGTCCTGAATCATTCAGACAACTGTGCATGTTGATCATCCATGACCTTAACTGCAAAATAACCTTTTCATATCTTCAAAGCTACTGCCATGCTTTTTTTGCACAACATGCACCGTCTACACCTTCAGCGACAACCCTGACCGAAGCAGGAAATTAAACTACAATCGTTGACAAGCCTGTCATTGCGAGCCCGCTACCTGCCAGGCAGATAGCGGGGTAAGGCAATCACAAGGTTACGACGGGCTGGTTTGAATTTCACTAAACCAGATCTGATCCGCAAATGCCTGTTTACCGGGCATCAGGAAAGAACAAGGGTTGGCCGTGGAGCTGATAGGAGCCGATCACTTCCTGCCCCCGGTCCGAAACCAGCCACTCAGCCAGTGTCCTGGCCAAATCATACTTAACATGGGGGTGCTTTTCTGGATTGACCGGAATAACTCCATAAGGATTCTGGAGCATATCCCCTCCTTCATAAACTATCCCCAGGTCATAAGTTTCCTGTCGGCCAAGCTTGTAGTGCAGGTAAGTCCCCCTGTCAGCCAGAACATATCCATTCTGCTCTTCAGCAAAAAGCAGCGCAGCGCCCATGCCCTGTCCAATGGAAAAATACCAGCCACTGCCGTCCCTTGGCTCCTGGGCGTTGTTGAGTTCCAGTCCGGATTCAGTCCAAAGCTGTTTCTCTCTGGCATGGGTCCCGCTGTCATCCCCTCTGGAAACGAATGGCGCCCTGGCCTGGGCAATGAGGCTCATGGCCTGAGCTGCATTATCTGCATCCCTGATCCCTGCAGGGTCAATCTCAGGCCCAACAATTATAAAGTCATTATACATGACATAATAACGCTTGGTGCCGTAACCATCTTCGACAAACTGTTTTTCCCTTTCCACATCATGGACAAAGACCACGTCTGCATTTCCGTCCATGCCATCTCTGAGAGCTGCACCAGTTCCCTTGGACATGACCCTGACCGTGATGCCTGTGTCCTCTTTAAACTCAGGCAGCAGATAATCAAGCAGCCCGGAAGCCTCGGTGCTGGTGGTGGTGCTCATTGTTATGACTTTATCCTGAGCCTGAATAACCCCTGGACCTGAAAAAATAAACCCTGCCAGACAAAACAATAGAAACAGCTTTTTCATCATCAACCTCCCTCCTGATTACGTTTTCAGCGGACAACAACCCAGCCCGGTGCGCCCCGGATCAAAAAGACAACCAGATCCTGAACGTCTCCACAGGGCTGGACTATGAATTACATGCTAAAATTAACAGATACAGGAGGGTTGTAAATTTATGTTTAAAAAAACATAGAATTGACAAAGGATAAACGACTCGCCACCAGAAATCCTCTTCTTGCCTCAGGAAAAGGTGGTTAAGCAAAATCCCAGGCAGGATAGGACTGGCGTCTTGAGATGATCACTACTGTTGGGGCAGGGATTTAAAAAGACTGATAAATTCCTCAGATTCAAGGGCGGTCAGCTTATCTATGCGCCTGCGCCAGGACCAGTACGCTGACAAGACCTCCTGTCCGCGTCTGGTCAGTCCGTACCTCCGTGGTCTGGACCTGGTCAAAGTTATCAGCTCAAAGCCGAGGATCTCCTGAGTCTTGGTGATCTTACCCCAGGCTGCCCGGTAGGACATCCGCAAGTTCTTGGCAGCCTGTCTGAGGGAGCCTTGTTCCTTAATCCCCTGCAGAAGCAACGCCCGTCCATGGCAGAATACTGTTTCTTCTTTGGCCTGCAGCCATATATTGAGTCCAACACTGATTTCCATATCAAGTACCAGCCTTTTTTTTCTGACCGGAAAACCTCCGGACCACATTGTTGTCAATCTTGACTGTTGGCTGTATACACCAACCCATGGAAGACGTAAAAGACTTTATCACCCAGTATGACAGATTTGCCGGGCATGCAGAAATAGTTCTGGAAGAAATTTCCTCAGGCTCGTCCAGGGCCAGGGTGAATATCCAGGAAAAGCATCTTAACGGCCTGGGTTTTGCCCACGGAGGAGCCATCTTCACCCTAGCCGACCTGGCCTTTGCTGCTGCAGCCAATTCCCGGAAGGAAGTTGCTGTGGGCATCAATGCAACTATTTCCTACATCCGGCCGGCCAAAAAAGACCAAACCCTGACTGCCACGGCCAGGGAAACATTCTCCAACCGGACCCTGTCCGGATATCTGGTTGAGGTCAGAAATGAATCCGGAGAACTGGTGGCCACGTTCCAGGGGACTGCCTACAAAAAGGGAAAGACCAGGGATCACATATGTCCATCCGCATGATTGCCCTTGAGCTCTACAGGTATGAAAAAGAACTCTCCAGCCTGAAAAAAGAACTGGCCGAAGCTTTGCCTGACCGGATGGAAGAAATCCAGCACAAGATCAACCAGGCCATGGTGGAGCGAAACAAGCTCAAGGGAATGCTTGAAGCCAAAAAAAAGCCCTGAATATTACCAGCCGCGCTTTTTTCTTGCCCAAATCCGGTTATGATGTTAGCCCACATGAGCTATGTTTGATATTGCACAGATGATCAGGGAGCTGGCCATTGTAGCCATTCCCCTATTGATGGGCATCACTTTTCATGAGGTGGCCCATGGTTATGTGGCCTACCGCTTTGGCGATCCTACAGCCAAGAACGCCGGCCGGCTGACCCTCAATCCTCTGAAACACCTTGATCCCATGGGCACCCTGGTCCTGGTTCTGACCAGAATGATCGGCTGGGCCAAACCTGTTCCCATCAATCCCTCATATTTTGAAGACCCGAGAAAAGGGATCTTCTGGGTTTCCCTGGCCGGTCCCCTGGCCAATTTCGGCCTGGCCGTATTTTTTTATATCCTCTTCAACCTGGTCCTGGCCCTGCAGCCGGTCTTTTCCACCGGCCCGGCCGCAGCAGTGCTTGAGCCGGCCATGCTCATCTGTTTTTACGGCATCATCGTGAACATCATCCTGGGCATATTCAATCTCTTCCCTATTCCGCCCCTGGATGGCAGCAAGATACTGGCCACATTTCTCCCCGGCCCAGTAGCTGGGAAGTTCATGCAGCTGGAAAAGTACGGCTTCATCATTTTGATCCTGCTGATCTTCCTGGGAGTTTTCGGGCACATCTTTGGCTACGTCTTAAATTTTGTATACAAATTCGTACTATAGCATTTCAGGAGTTTTTCATAAATGGCTCTAGACCAGCAAAAACGAGTAGTTTCGGGCATGCGGCCCACCGGCCCTTTGCACCTGGGGCACTTCTTTGGAGTGCTCAAAAACTGGGTGGAATTTCAGAATAACTATAACTGTTATTATTTCGTTGCTGACTGGCACGCCCTGACCAGCGAATACAGCGACCCCCACCGAATCAAGGGTTTTGTAGGAGAACTGGTCAAGGACTGGTACGCAGCCGGCCTGGACCCTGAAAAGTGTGTCATCTTCCAGCAATCCCAGGTCAAAGCTCATGCTGAGCTCAATCTGCTCCTGGGCATGATTACTCCTCTGGGCTGGCTGGAAAGGAATCCCACCTACAAGGAAGTCAAACAGGAACTGGTCAGCAAGGATCTAAACACCTTCGGCTTTCTGGGCTATCCTGTGCTTCAGGCAGCAGACATCCTCATCTACCGACCGGACTTTGTTCCAGTAGGCCAGGATCAGCTGCCCCACCTGGAGCTGACCAGGGAAATCGCCCGCAGGTTCAATCACCTGTACAGCGACTTTTTCCCCGAGCCCCAGGCCAAGCTGACTGAGACAGCCAAGCTTCCGGGCCTGGATGGGCGCAAAATGAGCAAGAGCTATGGCAACTGCATCTACATGGGAGAGGAAATGGACTCGGTCCGGCCCAAGGTCATGTCCATGCTCACCGATACCAACCGGATGCGCAAATCAGACCCTGGCGACCCTGAGGTGTGCAACCTCTACCCGTACCACCGGCTCATGACTCCCCGAGAAACAAGACAGGAGATCAAGGCCAATTGCACTGGTGCCAAATGGGGCTGCGTGGACTGCAAAAAAATTCTTTTGACCCACCTGGAAGAATTTCTGACTCCTCTGCAGGAGAGGCGAAGAGAGCTGGATGACAAACCGGAACTGATCCAGGAAATCCTGGATACAGGCAATAAAAAGGCTTTACAGGAAGCCGGCAGAACCATGGACCTGGTCCTGGAAAAGCTGAATTTCAACTTCTAAAGTCACTCTAAAACCAGTACGGTATCCCCTGGGGACCGGTTCGGGACCGGGCCCAGCTGATTTCTGGTTCAGTGTCAGGTCTTTTCCAGGTTATGACCACTTCCCCGTGCACAGCAGTATCAAAAAACTGAATGTTCCGGGAGGTAATTATGTCCATGACCTCCTGGTGGGGCAAATTGAACCTGTTCATGAATCCCCTGGAAACAACAGCCAGATCCGGGTCGACCCGCTCATAAAGTTTCTGATCGGCACTGGTCCGGCTGCCGTGGTGCGGAACAATAAGCACCTTTGAAGACAGATCCTGATCTGTGGCAAGCAGATCAGTTATGCCCTGTACCTCCAGATCTCCGGGAATAAGGGCCAGGCCATGACCGTCCCAGATCAGCCTGAGGACCAGAGATGTATCGTTGAGCCTGGGATAATCCGGCTGGTCTTCAGGATGGAGCACCTCCAGAGCCAGGTCCGGAGTCAGCTGCAGAACATCCCCCCTGGCCAGAATATCCCTTGCCACATCCTGCCTGTCCAGAGCTGTCCTGATCCTGGCCGTGTCCACCTGGCCGGGCCAGATCCCGTTATGCAGATATTGATCCGCCCCCAGATATTTAAGAGGATAAACCAGACCACCGTAATGATCCACATGGGCATGGCTTAAGATCATCAAGTCAACTCCCTGAGGCCATCTTCTCCAGGTCAGGGAAGGAACCACCACCTGTCTGCCCAGGTCATATTCCGGGTTCCAGCTTCCTCCACCGTCAATGATTATTCTCTTTCTGTCCGGGGTCTCCAGGATTACTCCCTGCCCCTGGCCTACATCCAGAATCCTGAGCCTTAGTCCAGGGTCCTGGATGGCTTTGACCATGGGGAATGCCATCAGTCCTGCCAGAAAAACCATCCCCAGCAGGTGAGCCCTGTTTTTCAGGCTGATTTGCCGGGCATAGATCATCATTGTCAGCAGGGTCCAGTAGACCAAGGTATGCTGCCAGGCAGGCCGATGAGTTACTATGGGATGAAGGAAGTCCTTGTGGACCATGAATTCCAGAATACTGATAAACATGTTCAGACTGTGGCCTGAAATAAAAAAAAGAATATCTCCCAGCCATCCCAGACCAGGAATAAAGGAGATAAACAGACCGGCAAACCCGGCCGGCAGGATGACCAGCCCCAGGACCGGAAGCCAGGCCAGATTGAGATAAAGATGAGGGCTTAAATAATTGAAGGTCCAGGCCTGAATCGGCAGCAGGGCCAGGTTTGCTGCCAAAGTGACTCCGGCAAGACCCAGAAAGTACCGTGAAGTCCTGCATTCCCATAAGACCCGGACTCTTTGCAGACAGTTTTCCAGGATCGGCAGAAACAGGGCTATTCCGGCCACAGCAGCCAGGGACAATTGCAGCCTGAGATCAAAGATTGACCACGGATCAAGAACAAGGATTATGCCCGCAGCCATGAAAAGTCCGTCCAAAAGCACCCGTCTTTTGTTCATAAACAAAAGAACCCCCCAGCAGGCAAACATGATCCCCGACCGGATCAGAGTGGGGGGTGCCTGGCCCATCCAGATATATGTCAGGCAGAAGGGGGCAGCCAGGAGAACACCCAGCTTTGTGTAGGGGAAAAAAAGATAGATTCTTGGATGAATCAGGCCTGCCAGCCATGCCAGGACAAAGCCCATACCGGCCATTATTCCAAGGTGCAGACCGGAAAGGGCCAGGCTGTGGCCCAGAGAGGCCAGGCGGATAGTATCCATGAGGCCCGGGTCAACCAGAGATCGGTCGCCAAAGAACAGAGCCAGGGCAAGCCCTTGCACCTGCTCCCGCCTCTGATCGGAAAGGCCTGAAAGATCATACCCTGAACTGACCTGTTCCTTCAGAATCTGTCTGGATCTGGACGACCTGCCTGGATCACCGTCCAGCTCACGCCAGAAATGCCCGCCCCTGGTATAGCTTCTCCAGTGCACATCCTGAATTCTCCAGAAAAACTCACTGTTCCAGACCCCGAAATTGGCCAGACCCTGAATTGGCCGGACATTCAGGTGAGCCTGGACCAGCTGTCCGGGAAAGAGGGAAACTGGAGCGTCCTGCCAGGTCCAGACCAGTTTTCCGGCTAAAGCTTCAGTCCTGTCTCCCCTGCCCAGGGCCAGGTCACCAAGAATGATTCTTTGCCGCTGTCCGGGCAAAAAGGCAACATTTTCAACCTGTCCCTGAACCACCACCCTCTCACTGGACTTGATCTGCTCAGGAACAAAATCAGGGACTGCCGGTAGCCTGATCCAGACCAGGGCAAGACCGACCATAAAGGCCAGAACAATCAGAAAATTCAGCCGAACTTGTTTCTTAAAGGGAACAAAGGCGAGCAGCAGGACAAGGGCGGACAGTCCGACCCAGGGATACTTCAGTGACCAGATCCCCAGGACATAAGCCCCGACCAGCTTTTGCCAGGGAAGAAGGCCCTGGGGGAGGGATGGATCTGAAAAATGACGCACTGCATTTCAGGGGGTTGATGTGATCTATGCTCACTGCTTCTTCAAGACCTGCCTGGGTTTGCTTCCTTCCTGAGGGCCAAGGATGCCGTCTTTTTCCATCTGTTCAATGAACAGGGCGGCCTTGTTGTAGCCGATGCGAAAACGCCTCTGGATCAGAGAAATGGAACCTTTTCCCTGGTCCAGGATGAACTCTACAGCCTGAACATACTTGGGATCATCAATAATGGGATCATTTTCATATCCGTCCGGGCCGTTACTGGAATCATTTTTTTTCCATTGAGCAAAGTCCAGGTCAAACTCAGGATTTCCTTTGCTCTTCCAGAAATCCACCACCCTGGCGATCTCGTCTTCGTCCACAAAAGCGCCGTGGGTCCTCTGGAGCTGTCCACCACTGCTCTTGAAGAGCATGTCACCATGACCCAGGAGATATTCCGCTCCAACCGCATCCAGAATGGTCCTGGAATCATGCTTGGAGCTGACCTGGAAGGCTATGCGCGACGGGAAATTAGCCTTGATTATCCCGGTAACGACGTCAACCGAAGGTCTCTGGGTGGCCAGGATGATGTGCATACCCGAGGCCCTGGCCAGCTGGGCCAGACGGACTATGTCCACTTCAACTTCCTTGGCTGCGGTAAGCATCAGATCAGCCATTTCATCAATGATCAAAACCAGGTAAGGCATGGGCTCCAGGTCTTCAAGACCTTCTGGTCGCTCCTGGCCCATGGAAGCCAGCTTTTGGTTGAATCCCTCGATATTGCGCACTCCCATTCTGGCCATGCGGTCATACCGGCTTTCCATTTCAAACACAGCCCAGTCCAGGGCATTTTTGGCCAGGTGCATATCTGTGACCACCGGATGAACCAGGTGGGGGAGATCGTTGTAGACCGCCAGTTCAATCCGTTTGGGATCTATAAGCAGAAGTTTGAGCTCGTCAGGTGTGAATCTGAAGATAAGGCTTAAGATCAGGGAATTGAGACAGACGCTTTTCCCGGCTCCGGTAGCTCCAGCCACCAGCAGATGAGGCATCCGGGCCAGGTCCTCCACCCTGGACTGTCCCTGGATATCCTTGCCCAGGGCCAGGGGGAGTTTGAGCTTGGCCTTGTAAAATACAGGAGACTCCAGAATCTCCCGCAGATAGACCATCTGCCGATGCTCGTTGGGTATTTCCACACCAATGGTGTCTTTGCCGGGCAAAGGAGCCACAATCCTGACTGCAGAAGCCTTGAGGGCCAGGGCCAGGTCATCGCCCAGGTTGGCTATCCGGCTGATCTTTATTCCCGGAGCTGGCTTGAACTCGAACATGGTCACCACTGGTCCGGGCTGGACATGCTGCACTTCGCCCTGAACCGAAAAATCTTCCAGACAGGACTTGAGGGCTGCAGACATCTCTGTCAAGCGCTCCCGGTCAACCAGGGGTCCATCGTTGCTGGCAGCAGACAGCAGGTCCAGGGGAG is a window encoding:
- a CDS encoding ABC transporter permease; the protein is MDFLVQSLGEAMRMLWSLDPELYFIVYISLYVSFFSTLVASILGVPLGFVIAVNEFRGKRGVITVLNTLLALPTVVIGLFVYAFLSRRGMLGHLGLLYTPAAIVIGQIILILPWVTTFTISAVSRIDARYRRTAMTLGANVIQTSLAIAREARFGILAAIIAAFGRVIAEIGIAMMLGGNIKGFTRTMTTAMALEHNKGEFVLAVALGVVLLFVSLIMNIVLQVVQGRYGGSR
- a CDS encoding DNA internalization-related competence protein ComEC/Rec2 is translated as MRHFSDPSLPQGLLPWQKLVGAYVLGIWSLKYPWVGLSALVLLLAFVPFKKQVRLNFLIVLAFMVGLALVWIRLPAVPDFVPEQIKSSERVVVQGQVENVAFLPGQRQRIILGDLALGRGDRTEALAGKLVWTWQDAPVSLFPGQLVQAHLNVRPIQGLANFGVWNSEFFWRIQDVHWRSYTRGGHFWRELDGDPGRSSRSRQILKEQVSSGYDLSGLSDQRREQVQGLALALFFGDRSLVDPGLMDTIRLASLGHSLALSGLHLGIMAGMGFVLAWLAGLIHPRIYLFFPYTKLGVLLAAPFCLTYIWMGQAPPTLIRSGIMFACWGVLLFMNKRRVLLDGLFMAAGIILVLDPWSIFDLRLQLSLAAVAGIALFLPILENCLQRVRVLWECRTSRYFLGLAGVTLAANLALLPIQAWTFNYLSPHLYLNLAWLPVLGLVILPAGFAGLFISFIPGLGWLGDILFFISGHSLNMFISILEFMVHKDFLHPIVTHRPAWQHTLVYWTLLTMMIYARQISLKNRAHLLGMVFLAGLMAFPMVKAIQDPGLRLRILDVGQGQGVILETPDRKRIIIDGGGSWNPEYDLGRQVVVPSLTWRRWPQGVDLMILSHAHVDHYGGLVYPLKYLGADQYLHNGIWPGQVDTARIRTALDRQDVARDILARGDVLQLTPDLALEVLHPEDQPDYPRLNDTSLVLRLIWDGHGLALIPGDLEVQGITDLLATDQDLSSKVLIVPHHGSRTSADQKLYERVDPDLAVVSRGFMNRFNLPHQEVMDIITSRNIQFFDTAVHGEVVITWKRPDTEPEISWARSRTGPQGIPYWF
- a CDS encoding PaaI family thioesterase — translated: MEDVKDFITQYDRFAGHAEIVLEEISSGSSRARVNIQEKHLNGLGFAHGGAIFTLADLAFAAAANSRKEVAVGINATISYIRPAKKDQTLTATARETFSNRTLSGYLVEVRNESGELVATFQGTAYKKGKTRDHICPSA
- a CDS encoding molybdate ABC transporter substrate-binding protein — its product is MKRLRLSFFVAVIVILVATSAAAGKITLYAAGSLRSALGDVAAAFEQSTGNVVTTEFAPSGLLRQRIEQGENVNVFASANMEHPMTLVSNGQKGPVVLFARNNLCALAQPAVKVSPSSMLEVLLDPETRVGTSTPRADPSGDYAWELFQRADKVEPGSFKKLSGKALQLTGGPDSPAAPLERNQYAWVMDEDRADIFLTYCTNAVLAKKELSQLQIIHIPQELAVGADYGLIVLDGSPEEAWRFAMFILSPEGQSVLSDHGFIAEALPVK
- a CDS encoding winged helix-turn-helix domain-containing protein; translated protein: MEISVGLNIWLQAKEETVFCHGRALLLQGIKEQGSLRQAAKNLRMSYRAAWGKITKTQEILGFELITLTRSRPRRYGLTRRGQEVLSAYWSWRRRIDKLTALESEEFISLFKSLPQQ
- a CDS encoding ABC transporter ATP-binding protein, whose translation is MSLYELKDLKQVFGNRTVLDIEHLHLDAGGSYALLGPNGSGKTTLLHILAFLKPPFSGQLFFSGQQVQWKEKYLYPLRRRVVLVDQHPIMFSTTVLKNVEYGPKMRGLSQDNRSRLAVESLELVGMKEFAHRPAHLLSGGETQRVAIARAIACQPEVMLFDEPTASVDVENQALIERVVQDIRNELGISIIFSTHKRLEAARLSQEKVFMFEGRLSGPGGENLLTGNIVHENDQPVCILGDHVKLKVETGIRGRCRVFVRPEMIRISDLRQDQRVSSNSVHTGKIQQMTAEDNQIKVLLDVGFPIRTILTPQDVADKRFLVGDEVRVEFEEGAVEVG
- a CDS encoding substrate-binding domain-containing protein; its protein translation is MMKKLFLLFCLAGFIFSGPGVIQAQDKVITMSTTTSTEASGLLDYLLPEFKEDTGITVRVMSKGTGAALRDGMDGNADVVFVHDVEREKQFVEDGYGTKRYYVMYNDFIIVGPEIDPAGIRDADNAAQAMSLIAQARAPFVSRGDDSGTHAREKQLWTESGLELNNAQEPRDGSGWYFSIGQGMGAALLFAEEQNGYVLADRGTYLHYKLGRQETYDLGIVYEGGDMLQNPYGVIPVNPEKHPHVKYDLARTLAEWLVSDRGQEVIGSYQLHGQPLFFPDAR
- the trpS gene encoding tryptophan--tRNA ligase, producing the protein MALDQQKRVVSGMRPTGPLHLGHFFGVLKNWVEFQNNYNCYYFVADWHALTSEYSDPHRIKGFVGELVKDWYAAGLDPEKCVIFQQSQVKAHAELNLLLGMITPLGWLERNPTYKEVKQELVSKDLNTFGFLGYPVLQAADILIYRPDFVPVGQDQLPHLELTREIARRFNHLYSDFFPEPQAKLTETAKLPGLDGRKMSKSYGNCIYMGEEMDSVRPKVMSMLTDTNRMRKSDPGDPEVCNLYPYHRLMTPRETRQEIKANCTGAKWGCVDCKKILLTHLEEFLTPLQERRRELDDKPELIQEILDTGNKKALQEAGRTMDLVLEKLNFNF
- a CDS encoding DNA translocase FtsK, giving the protein MDGSRLLRELPALLLLFAAVFLGVSLAGFSPQDPTFNHHPGTGSEILNPVGKIGSFTGGTFVEFLGMGAFVWPVVLVYLSLVLFRPSLKILWWRWAGLVILYLCLLVWAEFPAVKEGIAILGVEGGGFVGRMIYSWSFSVLYFWGTFLTNIFLTLAGLQLATGFSWAFLFSRAGEAVRQADLPGSAADLKKKLTPRAEKGSSSHREPEKKDQSRTSPVKPGPVRASEPRIKNNDLTGYALPPLDLLSAASNDGPLVDRERLTEMSAALKSCLEDFSVQGEVQHVQPGPVVTMFEFKPAPGIKISRIANLGDDLALALKASAVRIVAPLPGKDTIGVEIPNEHRQMVYLREILESPVFYKAKLKLPLALGKDIQGQSRVEDLARMPHLLVAGATGAGKSVCLNSLILSLIFRFTPDELKLLLIDPKRIELAVYNDLPHLVHPVVTDMHLAKNALDWAVFEMESRYDRMARMGVRNIEGFNQKLASMGQERPEGLEDLEPMPYLVLIIDEMADLMLTAAKEVEVDIVRLAQLARASGMHIILATQRPSVDVVTGIIKANFPSRIAFQVSSKHDSRTILDAVGAEYLLGHGDMLFKSSGGQLQRTHGAFVDEDEIARVVDFWKSKGNPEFDLDFAQWKKNDSSNGPDGYENDPIIDDPKYVQAVEFILDQGKGSISLIQRRFRIGYNKAALFIEQMEKDGILGPQEGSKPRQVLKKQ
- a CDS encoding site-2 protease family protein gives rise to the protein MFDIAQMIRELAIVAIPLLMGITFHEVAHGYVAYRFGDPTAKNAGRLTLNPLKHLDPMGTLVLVLTRMIGWAKPVPINPSYFEDPRKGIFWVSLAGPLANFGLAVFFYILFNLVLALQPVFSTGPAAAVLEPAMLICFYGIIVNIILGIFNLFPIPPLDGSKILATFLPGPVAGKFMQLEKYGFIILILLIFLGVFGHIFGYVLNFVYKFVL